The proteins below come from a single Azospirillum thiophilum genomic window:
- a CDS encoding SEC-C metal-binding domain-containing protein — MDFPPLALNSSTPKAVTNIIEEFCRSIAPAPPVFVPVVPEPTAVVSECFPNVAAKVERDGGEIAYGWSIWEWPEVFIEAEHHAVWRSPTGDLIDVTPRPEREKKVLFVPDPETVYDWESNRRIDNRRLAIADDPYLREFLENAAEMAAFMERKSVGLTVSFNPAELFPLASRQQVLLNYLAERYGKKGRGQNQRRVGRNDPCPCGSGKKFKKCHGND; from the coding sequence ATGGACTTCCCCCCGTTGGCTTTGAATTCTTCAACTCCTAAAGCCGTTACGAATATTATAGAGGAATTTTGCCGGAGCATTGCTCCGGCACCTCCCGTGTTCGTGCCGGTTGTCCCAGAACCCACCGCTGTCGTCAGCGAGTGCTTTCCGAACGTTGCCGCGAAGGTCGAAAGAGATGGCGGGGAGATCGCCTACGGCTGGAGCATCTGGGAATGGCCGGAGGTGTTCATCGAAGCGGAGCACCACGCTGTCTGGAGATCCCCAACGGGCGATCTGATCGATGTGACGCCCCGACCCGAAAGAGAAAAGAAGGTCCTGTTCGTTCCTGATCCGGAGACGGTTTATGATTGGGAGAGCAATCGACGGATTGACAACAGAAGACTTGCCATCGCTGACGACCCATATCTTCGTGAATTTCTCGAAAATGCCGCCGAAATGGCGGCATTTATGGAAAGAAAATCTGTGGGATTGACAGTCTCGTTCAATCCAGCCGAACTGTTTCCTCTCGCATCCCGCCAGCAGGTGCTCTTGAACTACCTAGCAGAGCGGTATGGCAAAAAGGGCCGAGGGCAGAATCAAAGACGTGTCGGTCGGAATGACCCATGCCCGTGTGGGAGTGGCAAAAAATTCAAAAAATGCCACGGAAACGACTGA
- a CDS encoding GIY-YIG nuclease family protein, with protein MGYRPRFLYVAVSIDHPNRVKVGISDHPRQHGEELCLGSYAGSDRWRIAFAQRIWNAEKAERMAHGVLKRRHGRAEGLVGGNGRRSREVFEAPFQHAVALVRKFGRDFGSR; from the coding sequence ATGGGATACAGGCCACGCTTTCTGTATGTTGCGGTTTCTATTGATCACCCAAATCGCGTGAAGGTTGGAATCTCAGATCATCCAAGGCAACATGGCGAAGAGCTTTGTCTCGGTTCGTACGCGGGCTCAGACCGGTGGCGGATTGCATTCGCCCAAAGGATTTGGAATGCCGAAAAGGCCGAGCGAATGGCCCATGGAGTTCTCAAGAGGCGGCATGGTCGGGCTGAGGGTTTGGTCGGCGGGAACGGTAGAAGATCACGGGAGGTGTTTGAAGCTCCGTTCCAGCATGCCGTTGCACTTGTGCGAAAGTTCGGCCGCGATTTTGGCAGTCGATGA
- a CDS encoding helix-turn-helix domain-containing protein produces MMFALGRSGLNAVGRKLPEVANVRKVVVQGATRTTGKQRGQKPSPIRSTVSVVLRLGGAVDHPVTLIQTLARWGLVLRKAHEVVTRLVAGEKLPVLLADAPEPAEVVSTLERLGVAVGFPHPPVSIDVKAIRAKLGVTQKEFAVQFRFDVDSVQNWEQGRYQPDSPTRILLKVIEQHPEAVEDVLG; encoded by the coding sequence GTGATGTTCGCCCTGGGGCGGTCGGGGCTGAACGCTGTCGGCCGCAAGCTGCCGGAGGTCGCCAATGTCCGGAAAGTTGTCGTTCAGGGAGCGACCCGAACAACAGGAAAGCAGCGGGGCCAGAAGCCCAGCCCCATCCGTTCCACCGTTAGCGTCGTCCTGCGGCTCGGCGGGGCCGTCGATCACCCCGTCACCCTGATCCAGACCTTGGCCCGCTGGGGGCTGGTGCTCCGCAAAGCCCACGAGGTCGTCACCCGGCTGGTCGCCGGGGAGAAGCTGCCTGTCCTGCTGGCGGACGCTCCGGAGCCGGCCGAGGTGGTCTCCACGCTAGAGCGGCTGGGTGTCGCGGTGGGCTTCCCGCATCCGCCGGTCTCCATCGACGTGAAGGCGATCCGGGCCAAACTCGGGGTGACCCAGAAGGAGTTCGCGGTCCAGTTCCGCTTCGATGTCGATTCGGTGCAGAACTGGGAACAGGGTCGCTACCAACCCGATTCCCCGACCCGCATCCTTTTGAAGGTGATCGAGCAGCACCCTGAGGCCGTCGAGGACGTGCTGGGATAG
- a CDS encoding recombinase family protein, with amino-acid sequence MVHWVLELSGTEDAMLVGYARTSTHDQVAGFEDQIEHLKRLGVEKVFAEQASAVGDRPQLASCLDFLREGDTLIVTRLDRLCRSTAHFCEVFDRLERKGAAIRVLDLGIDTSSPTGRMVAEIVVAVAAFERRLLLERQRVGIAAAKAQGKYRGRAPTARRRFAEVIELRRAGVLPAEIAIRLGISRSSVFRALREAKASAMP; translated from the coding sequence ATGGTTCACTGGGTCCTTGAGTTGTCAGGAACCGAGGACGCCATGCTGGTCGGCTACGCCCGCACATCCACCCATGATCAGGTCGCCGGCTTCGAGGACCAGATCGAGCACCTGAAGCGGCTCGGCGTCGAGAAGGTCTTCGCCGAGCAGGCGTCGGCCGTGGGAGACCGGCCCCAGCTTGCGTCCTGCCTGGACTTCCTCAGGGAGGGCGACACGCTGATCGTCACCCGCCTGGATCGCCTGTGCCGGTCCACCGCCCACTTCTGCGAGGTGTTTGACCGGCTGGAGCGGAAGGGAGCGGCGATCCGCGTCTTGGACCTCGGGATCGACACCTCCAGCCCCACCGGCCGGATGGTGGCTGAGATCGTCGTGGCGGTGGCGGCGTTCGAGCGGCGGCTCTTGCTGGAGCGGCAGCGGGTCGGCATCGCCGCGGCCAAGGCCCAGGGCAAGTACCGCGGCCGAGCCCCGACGGCCCGGCGGCGGTTCGCCGAAGTGATCGAACTCCGCCGGGCCGGCGTGCTGCCGGCCGAGATCGCCATCCGGCTCGGCATCAGCCGGTCGTCGGTGTTCAGGGCGTTGCGGGAAGCGAAGGCATCCGCAATGCCCTGA
- a CDS encoding DMT family transporter gives MGRTGSATAILAAVLFGVSTPLAKLLVHDLSPWMLAGLLYLGSGIGLGLVRLTRGLTAPQHGRSERSLHGTEWPWLLAAVFAGGIAGPVLLMFGLTATSASTASLLLNLEGVFTALLAWFVFREGVDRRLVAGMVAIVAGAVVLSWGGAVDIAGGWGPAAVATACLMWAVDNNLTRKVSLADPVDIAAIKGLVAGGVNVGIALALGAGLPAVPTMIAAMLVGLLGYGISLVLFVVALRHLGTARTGAYFSTAPFVGGIVSLFMFGEPLTAGLAAAAVLMGLGVWLHLTEDHDHEHVHEEVEHDHPHMHDEHHRHAHDGPVTEPHTHKHRHGRLRHRHAHFPDAHHVHTH, from the coding sequence ATGGGTCGAACAGGCTCGGCAACCGCCATTCTGGCGGCGGTGCTCTTCGGCGTCAGCACGCCGCTGGCGAAGCTGCTGGTCCATGACCTGTCGCCCTGGATGCTGGCGGGGCTGCTGTATCTCGGCTCCGGGATCGGGCTGGGGCTGGTTCGGCTGACCCGTGGGCTGACGGCTCCGCAGCATGGGCGGAGCGAACGGAGCCTCCATGGCACCGAGTGGCCCTGGCTGCTGGCCGCCGTCTTCGCCGGGGGGATCGCCGGACCGGTGCTGCTGATGTTCGGCCTGACGGCGACCTCGGCATCGACCGCCTCGCTGCTGCTCAATCTGGAAGGGGTGTTTACCGCCCTGCTGGCGTGGTTCGTCTTCCGGGAAGGCGTCGACCGGCGGCTCGTCGCCGGCATGGTCGCCATCGTCGCGGGGGCGGTCGTGCTCTCCTGGGGCGGAGCGGTGGACATCGCCGGAGGATGGGGGCCGGCCGCGGTCGCCACCGCGTGCCTGATGTGGGCGGTGGACAACAACCTGACCCGCAAGGTGTCGCTGGCCGATCCGGTGGACATCGCCGCGATCAAGGGTCTGGTCGCCGGCGGCGTCAATGTCGGGATCGCCCTGGCCCTTGGCGCCGGCCTGCCCGCCGTGCCGACGATGATCGCGGCCATGCTGGTCGGGCTGCTGGGCTACGGCATCAGCCTCGTGCTGTTCGTGGTCGCCCTGCGGCATCTCGGCACCGCCAGGACCGGGGCGTATTTCTCGACGGCCCCCTTCGTCGGCGGCATCGTCTCCCTCTTTATGTTCGGGGAGCCGCTGACGGCCGGGCTGGCCGCCGCGGCGGTCCTGATGGGACTGGGCGTCTGGCTGCACCTGACCGAGGACCACGACCATGAGCATGTTCACGAGGAGGTCGAGCACGATCACCCGCACATGCATGACGAGCACCACCGGCACGCCCATGACGGCCCGGTGACCGAGCCGCACACCCACAAGCATCGTCATGGGCGTCTGCGGCACCGGCACGCCCATTTCCCCGATGCCCACCACGTCCACACACATTGA
- a CDS encoding restriction endonuclease, with product MAIPDFQTLMLPVLKTASGGGEVRIGDVVDLLADAFTLTDEERAQLLPSGRQTTFANRVHWAKSYLNKAGLVEMARRAHFRITPEGRSVLKSPPEKITIRFLEQFQSFKGFRDGEAGTAEAAEIAEAVLPVADNPLTPDEVMRQAHARIEASLADEILLRVRSGTPAFFEKTVVRLLITMGYGGSVTELDKALVGKSGDDGVDGIIDQDPLGLDRVYVQAKRYADGNTVGAGAIRDFFGSLNLFKATKGLFVTTSAFTASARETADRLGTRIVLIDGIQLARLMIRHEVGCRIEETLHIKRVDEDFFE from the coding sequence ATGGCCATTCCAGATTTCCAGACCCTGATGCTCCCCGTCCTGAAGACCGCATCCGGGGGTGGCGAGGTCCGCATCGGCGATGTGGTGGACCTGCTTGCCGACGCGTTCACCTTGACCGACGAGGAGCGGGCCCAGCTTCTGCCGTCGGGCCGGCAGACGACCTTCGCCAACCGGGTCCATTGGGCGAAGAGCTACCTCAATAAGGCCGGGTTGGTCGAAATGGCCCGGCGGGCTCACTTCCGCATCACTCCGGAGGGCCGGAGCGTGCTGAAGTCGCCGCCGGAGAAGATCACCATCCGATTCCTGGAGCAATTCCAGAGCTTCAAAGGTTTCCGCGACGGCGAGGCCGGAACGGCCGAGGCTGCCGAAATCGCCGAAGCCGTGCTGCCGGTTGCCGACAACCCGCTCACCCCCGACGAGGTGATGCGGCAGGCCCATGCCCGAATCGAGGCGTCGCTGGCCGACGAGATCCTCCTGCGGGTGCGGTCCGGCACGCCCGCCTTCTTCGAGAAGACGGTGGTCCGCCTGCTGATCACCATGGGCTATGGCGGGTCGGTCACGGAACTCGACAAGGCCCTGGTCGGCAAATCGGGCGACGACGGTGTGGACGGCATCATCGACCAGGACCCGCTCGGACTGGACCGGGTCTATGTCCAGGCCAAGCGCTACGCCGACGGCAACACCGTCGGGGCGGGGGCGATCCGCGACTTCTTCGGCAGCCTGAACCTGTTCAAGGCGACCAAGGGGCTGTTCGTCACCACCTCCGCCTTCACCGCCTCGGCCAGGGAGACGGCGGACCGGCTCGGCACCCGCATCGTGCTGATCGACGGCATCCAACTGGCCAGGCTGATGATCCGCCACGAGGTCGGGTGCAGGATCGAGGAGACCCTGCACATCAAGCGGGTGGACGAGGATTTCTTCGAGTAG
- a CDS encoding recombinase family protein translates to MSTRDQGRSGLGLDAQRAAVQRFLRDDDTLVAEHQDIETGKRDDREGLGQALRACRIYNAVLLIARLDRLSRNIAFVTRLMADGVQFVSVDNPAINELTVHILAAVAEAERKAISERTRLALAAAKARGTKLGNPANLKGQDEGRQRGAAAVAAQAAKRAADLRDVIAAIQADGVTSRRGIARELNRRGIRSTRGQDWSAGQVHVLLGRLSHVIPTA, encoded by the coding sequence GTGAGCACGCGAGACCAGGGTCGCAGCGGTCTCGGCCTGGACGCCCAACGGGCCGCCGTCCAGCGGTTCCTCCGCGACGATGACACTCTCGTCGCCGAACACCAGGACATCGAGACCGGCAAGCGGGACGACCGTGAGGGTCTTGGGCAGGCGTTGCGGGCTTGCCGGATTTACAATGCGGTTTTGCTGATTGCCCGGTTGGACCGACTCAGCAGGAACATCGCCTTCGTGACCCGCTTGATGGCTGATGGCGTCCAGTTCGTCAGCGTGGACAACCCGGCCATCAACGAGTTGACCGTTCACATTCTGGCCGCTGTCGCAGAAGCCGAGAGGAAGGCGATTTCCGAACGAACCCGCCTTGCCCTAGCCGCAGCGAAAGCCCGCGGCACCAAGCTGGGCAACCCCGCCAATCTGAAAGGACAGGACGAAGGACGGCAACGCGGAGCGGCGGCCGTTGCGGCCCAGGCCGCCAAGCGTGCAGCGGATCTCCGCGACGTAATCGCCGCCATTCAGGCCGACGGCGTAACAAGCCGGCGGGGAATTGCCCGCGAACTCAACCGCCGCGGCATCCGGAGCACTCGCGGCCAGGACTGGTCGGCCGGTCAGGTCCACGTCCTGCTGGGCCGCCTCAGCCATGTCATCCCTACCGCCTAG